One Hevea brasiliensis isolate MT/VB/25A 57/8 chromosome 5, ASM3005281v1, whole genome shotgun sequence genomic region harbors:
- the LOC110666189 gene encoding wall-associated receptor kinase-like 20 isoform X1 encodes MFLIYFLMGLVTQASALDACPKCGSMEVPYPLSTSDNCGDPRYRIYCNNGVLEFLSSVGFYYKILSINPSAYKLVIEPPMIQKNTCYSSDLAFGGLKLSENLPFNISTHNTVMLFNCSENILLSPLNCSSTSFCRQFEEAEQEGSGCKGTLCCHFLKDASMTQYRIRVRVGGCTAYTSVVDMKPGDPIGAWNYGIELQWVPPN; translated from the coding sequence ATGTTTTTGATATATTTTTTGATGGGTTTAGTAACCCAAGCGTCAGCCCTTGATGCTTGCCCTAAATGTGGTAGCATGGAAGTCCCATACCCACTAAGCACCAGTGATAATTGTGGAGATCCTAGGTACAGAATCTACTGCAACAATGGTGTCCTAGAATTCTTATCATCTGTAGGGTTTTACTACAAGATCCTGAGCATTAACCCTAGTGCTTATAAGCTTGTTATAGAGCCTCCCATGATACAGAAAAACACTTGTTACTCTTCTGATCTTGCTTTTGGAGGGTTAAAGCTTTCTGAGAACTTGCCTTTTAATATTTCTACTCATAATACTGTCATGTTATTTAACTGCTCTGAAAATATTCTCTTATCACCATTGAACTGCTCATCAACCAGTTTTTGTAGGCAGTTTGAGGAGGCAGAACAAGAGGGAAGTGGATGCAAAGGTACCCTCTGTTGCCATTTCTTGAAAGATGCATCAATGACTCAATATAGGATTCGGGTCAGGGTTGGAGGGTGCACTGCTTATACTTCTGTTGTGGATATGAAGCCTGGAGATCCCATTGGTGCATGGAACTATGGCATTGAGCTCCAATGGGTGCCTCCAAATTGA
- the LOC110666189 gene encoding wall-associated receptor kinase-like 20 isoform X2: MFLIYFLMGLVTQASALDACPKCGSMEVPYPLSTSDNCGDPRQFEEAEQEGSGCKGTLCCHFLKDASMTQYRIRVRVGGCTAYTSVVDMKPGDPIGAWNYGIELQWVPPN, encoded by the exons ATGTTTTTGATATATTTTTTGATGGGTTTAGTAACCCAAGCGTCAGCCCTTGATGCTTGCCCTAAATGTGGTAGCATGGAAGTCCCATACCCACTAAGCACCAGTGATAATTGTGGAGATCCTAG GCAGTTTGAGGAGGCAGAACAAGAGGGAAGTGGATGCAAAGGTACCCTCTGTTGCCATTTCTTGAAAGATGCATCAATGACTCAATATAGGATTCGGGTCAGGGTTGGAGGGTGCACTGCTTATACTTCTGTTGTGGATATGAAGCCTGGAGATCCCATTGGTGCATGGAACTATGGCATTGAGCTCCAATGGGTGCCTCCAAATTGA
- the LOC131179894 gene encoding wall-associated receptor kinase-like 20, which yields MFLIYFLMGLVTQASALDACPKCGSMEVPYPLSTSDNCGDPRQFEEAEQEGSGCKGTLCCHFLKDASMTQYRIRVRVGGCTAYTSVVDMKPGDPIGAWNYGIELQWVPPN from the exons ATGTTTTTGATATATTTTTTGATGGGTTTAGTAACCCAAGCGTCAGCCCTTGATGCTTGCCCTAAATGTGGTAGCATGGAAGTCCCATACCCACTAAGCACCAGTGATAATTGTGGAGATCCTAG GCAGTTTGAGGAGGCAGAACAAGAGGGAAGTGGATGCAAAGGTACCCTCTGTTGCCATTTCTTGAAAGATGCATCAATGACTCAATATAGGATTAGGGTCAGGGTTGGAGGGTGCACTGCTTATACTTCTGTTGTGGATATGAAGCCTGGCGATCCCATTGGTGCATGGAACTATGGCATTGAGCTCCAATGGGTGCCTCCAAATTGA